From the Bdellovibrio reynosensis genome, one window contains:
- a CDS encoding DUF2147 domain-containing protein: MKCLRAFILCLFCVSFLSLAEAAPSDFVGTWINVNPHSRGVVRIVVSPNMKMRMFGACTPSACDIGLAPLYTYGKSVEDADHRQGTAHYTLDFKEIDAKLTLVSRQRIDLEHFNRFTDNSNRQNYLMKERFRKATNFEIMNMPLSPEDFEN, from the coding sequence ATGAAGTGCTTACGTGCGTTTATCTTATGTCTTTTCTGCGTTAGCTTTTTGTCCCTAGCAGAAGCGGCCCCCTCTGATTTCGTAGGAACTTGGATCAACGTCAACCCCCACAGTCGTGGAGTTGTTCGCATCGTCGTTTCACCGAACATGAAAATGCGTATGTTCGGAGCTTGCACGCCAAGTGCTTGTGATATCGGCCTAGCGCCCTTATACACCTATGGAAAAAGCGTTGAAGATGCCGATCACCGCCAAGGCACCGCCCACTACACTTTAGATTTTAAAGAAATTGATGCAAAATTAACGTTGGTCAGCCGTCAGCGGATTGACTTAGAACACTTCAATCGTTTTACCGACAATAGCAATCGTCAAAACTATTTGATGAAAGAACGTTTCCGCAAGGCTACGAATTTTGAAATTATGAATATGCCTTTATCACCAGAAGACTTTGAGAACTAA